From Burkholderia pseudomultivorans, the proteins below share one genomic window:
- a CDS encoding sigma-54-dependent Fis family transcriptional regulator, producing MQDYFPSGQRVPDRLQAARLIRERLRSDGVLPQGYLRIEIDQSWRRSLDHGVRWDDDARLNLHEFCNLDELRDANRLLLDAAAPELDFLAERCGRDGMILLADARATILSVEGDASHLAAMGIGDIRAGASWCESLRGTNALGTALVEGRPVAIDSGEHFLGRLSRFSCRSQPLRDPHGNTIGVLDLTREGELPLTLDGMSMLMSAAATHIETRLFDAYFPEHVVLRFHPRRTYLESSWSGVLAVAEDGRIVAANAHACELLGIARDTLVGRRCENASPARLPSFIAFAEQGGMLRVEGVDAAFHCKALRMPRASRASRVPALRARTPAPAADARSDAGAAALAALAGRQPRLLRALTMARQGLNNGLPVLVQGETGTGKEVVARALHDASVRAGKPFVAVNCASIPEGLIESELFGYRDGAFTGARKGGMTGRLMQAHGGTLFLDEIGDMPLQLQARLLRVLQERKVAPLGAGDEQAVDIAVICATHRDLQTMVHDKTFREDLYYRVHGVNVLLPALRERDDVDLIVAALLARLGAPQVSISAELAEVFRQHRWPGNIRQLEMVLRTALAVRADHEHELGLDHLCDGFIDGVCPPPDGSPGLIRRHEDELIRESLARHGGNVAAAAQTLGISRATLYRRLKRLQP from the coding sequence GTGCAAGACTACTTCCCTTCCGGCCAACGAGTTCCGGACCGGCTGCAAGCGGCCCGCCTGATTCGCGAACGGCTGCGTTCGGACGGCGTGCTTCCGCAAGGCTACCTGCGCATCGAAATCGACCAGTCATGGCGGCGCAGCCTCGACCACGGCGTGCGCTGGGACGACGACGCGCGGCTGAACCTGCATGAATTCTGCAATCTCGACGAACTGCGCGACGCGAACCGCCTGCTGCTCGACGCGGCCGCGCCGGAGCTCGACTTCCTCGCCGAGCGCTGCGGACGCGACGGGATGATCCTGCTGGCCGATGCGCGCGCAACCATCCTGTCGGTCGAAGGCGACGCGAGCCACCTCGCCGCGATGGGCATCGGCGACATCCGCGCCGGCGCGAGCTGGTGCGAATCGCTGCGCGGCACCAACGCGCTCGGCACCGCGCTCGTCGAAGGCCGTCCGGTCGCGATCGACAGCGGCGAACATTTTCTCGGCCGGCTGAGCCGCTTCTCGTGCCGCTCGCAGCCGTTGCGCGACCCGCACGGCAACACGATCGGCGTGCTCGACCTGACGCGCGAAGGCGAACTGCCGCTCACGCTCGACGGGATGTCGATGCTGATGAGCGCGGCGGCCACCCATATCGAGACGCGGCTGTTCGACGCGTATTTCCCCGAGCATGTCGTGCTGCGCTTCCATCCGCGCCGCACCTATCTCGAATCGAGCTGGAGCGGCGTGCTCGCGGTCGCGGAAGACGGCCGCATCGTCGCGGCCAACGCGCACGCGTGCGAGCTGCTCGGCATCGCGCGCGACACGCTCGTCGGCCGCCGCTGCGAAAACGCGTCGCCCGCGCGCCTGCCGTCGTTCATCGCATTCGCCGAGCAAGGCGGCATGCTGCGCGTCGAAGGCGTCGACGCCGCGTTCCACTGCAAGGCGCTGCGCATGCCGCGCGCGTCGCGCGCGTCGCGCGTGCCGGCGCTGCGCGCGAGGACGCCGGCGCCGGCGGCCGACGCGCGCAGCGATGCGGGCGCGGCCGCGCTCGCCGCGCTGGCGGGCCGCCAGCCGCGCCTGCTGCGTGCGCTGACGATGGCGCGGCAGGGCCTCAACAACGGGCTGCCCGTGCTCGTGCAGGGCGAGACGGGCACCGGCAAGGAAGTCGTCGCGCGCGCACTGCACGATGCGAGCGTGCGCGCCGGCAAGCCGTTCGTCGCGGTAAACTGCGCGTCGATTCCCGAAGGGCTGATCGAGTCCGAGCTGTTCGGCTATCGCGACGGCGCCTTCACCGGCGCGCGCAAGGGCGGCATGACGGGCCGGCTGATGCAGGCGCACGGCGGCACGCTGTTTCTCGACGAGATCGGCGACATGCCGCTGCAACTGCAGGCGCGCCTGCTGCGCGTGCTGCAGGAGCGCAAGGTCGCGCCGCTCGGCGCGGGCGACGAGCAGGCCGTCGACATCGCGGTGATCTGCGCGACGCACCGCGACCTGCAGACGATGGTGCACGACAAGACCTTCCGCGAGGATCTCTACTACCGCGTGCACGGCGTGAACGTGTTGCTGCCCGCGCTGCGCGAACGCGACGACGTCGACCTGATCGTCGCCGCGCTGCTCGCGCGGCTCGGCGCGCCGCAGGTAAGCATCAGCGCCGAGCTCGCCGAGGTGTTCCGCCAGCATCGCTGGCCGGGCAACATCCGCCAGCTCGAAATGGTGCTGCGCACCGCGCTCGCCGTGCGCGCCGATCACGAGCACGAGCTCGGCCTCGATCATCTGTGCGACGGCTTCATCGACGGCGTGTGTCCGCCGCCGGACGGCTCGCCGGGGCTGATCCGCCGCCACGAGGACGAGCTGATCCGCGAATCGCTCGCGCGCCACGGCGGCAATGTCGCGGCTGCCGCGCAGACGCTCGGCATCAGCCGCGCGACGCTGTATCGCCGGCTCAAGCGACTGCAGCCATGA
- a CDS encoding ABC transporter ATP-binding protein codes for MLTLLLRVVKTDDRAQLARALGWLYGFVRPHRLAIAGLLALSACASLLALAQPWLTKELIDRGLVGKDLRMLVAIACVMVLAGFAGTLLGGINRYLHTRLSGRVLFSLRSAVYAHLQRLSPSFFGQRRLGDLLSRLDGDVAEIQRFALDALFSAVSNVIGLAGTLVLLVTLSWQLSLLALLLIPFEILWLRTMRRKVERDARAVREGAADVSSFLVETLPAMKFIQAAGRQRAEQARLDGLGERYMQRLLKLQVTEFVTQSVPGTLTSLSRAGAFIVGGYWVIRGDWPLGSLIAFSSYLGMAIGPVKSLLGLYVALQRMTVSLGRVMELQRAPVAVQPPAAPRELPARGDLEFADVWFAHDQREQPVLQGVDARVPAGSKVALSGLSGSGKSTLIDLLQRFYDPQRGSVRIGGVDLRDVDLDALRRHVAVVSQDIVLFRGSLADNIRYAAPLASRDDVAQAARVARLDELVATLPGGLDGAVGERGQQLSGGQKQRIAIARALLQAPSILVLDEATSAVDEATERQVIAQIDMLFGDRTRILISHRASTLAGVDLHFELLDGRLARRAQRDPAHA; via the coding sequence ATGCTGACGCTCCTGCTGCGTGTCGTGAAGACCGACGATCGCGCGCAGCTCGCGCGCGCGCTCGGCTGGCTGTACGGCTTCGTGCGGCCGCACCGGCTCGCGATCGCGGGCCTGCTCGCGCTGTCCGCATGCGCATCGCTGCTCGCGCTCGCGCAGCCGTGGCTCACGAAGGAGCTGATCGACCGCGGGCTGGTCGGCAAGGACTTGCGGATGCTGGTCGCGATCGCGTGCGTGATGGTGCTGGCCGGATTCGCCGGCACGCTGCTCGGCGGCATCAACCGCTACCTGCATACGCGGCTGTCGGGCCGCGTGCTGTTCTCGCTGCGCAGCGCCGTCTATGCGCACCTGCAGCGCCTGTCGCCGTCGTTCTTCGGGCAGCGCCGCCTCGGCGACCTGCTGTCGCGCCTCGACGGCGACGTCGCCGAGATCCAGCGTTTCGCGCTCGATGCGCTGTTCTCCGCGGTGTCGAACGTGATCGGCCTGGCCGGCACGCTCGTGCTGCTCGTCACGCTGTCGTGGCAGCTGTCGCTGCTCGCGCTGCTGCTGATCCCGTTCGAGATCCTGTGGCTGCGCACGATGCGCCGCAAGGTCGAGCGCGACGCGCGCGCGGTGCGCGAAGGCGCGGCCGACGTGTCGTCGTTCCTCGTCGAGACGCTGCCCGCGATGAAGTTCATCCAGGCCGCCGGGCGGCAGCGCGCGGAACAGGCACGGCTCGACGGGCTCGGCGAGCGCTACATGCAGCGGCTGCTGAAGCTGCAGGTGACCGAGTTCGTCACGCAGTCGGTGCCGGGCACGCTGACGTCGCTGTCGCGCGCGGGCGCGTTCATCGTCGGCGGCTACTGGGTGATCCGCGGCGACTGGCCGCTTGGCTCGCTGATCGCGTTCTCGAGCTATCTGGGGATGGCGATCGGCCCGGTGAAAAGCCTGCTCGGGCTGTACGTCGCGCTGCAGCGGATGACGGTCAGCCTCGGTCGCGTGATGGAACTGCAGCGCGCGCCGGTCGCCGTGCAGCCGCCGGCCGCGCCGCGCGAACTGCCCGCACGCGGCGACCTCGAATTCGCCGACGTCTGGTTCGCGCACGACCAGCGCGAACAGCCCGTGCTGCAAGGCGTCGATGCGCGCGTGCCGGCCGGCAGCAAGGTCGCGCTGTCGGGGCTGTCGGGCAGCGGCAAATCGACGCTGATCGACCTGCTGCAACGCTTCTACGATCCGCAGCGCGGCAGCGTGCGGATCGGCGGCGTCGATCTGCGCGACGTCGATCTCGACGCGTTGCGCCGCCATGTCGCGGTAGTCAGCCAGGACATCGTGCTGTTTCGCGGCAGCCTCGCCGACAATATCCGCTACGCGGCGCCGCTCGCATCGCGCGACGACGTCGCGCAGGCCGCGCGCGTCGCGCGACTCGACGAACTGGTCGCGACGCTGCCGGGCGGCCTCGACGGCGCGGTGGGCGAGCGCGGCCAGCAGTTGTCGGGCGGGCAGAAACAGCGCATCGCGATCGCGCGCGCGCTGCTGCAGGCGCCGTCGATCCTCGTGCTCGACGAGGCGACGTCGGCCGTCGACGAGGCGACCGAGCGGCAGGTCATCGCGCAGATCGACATGTTGTTCGGCGACCGCACGCGCATCCTGATCAGCCATCGCGCATCGACGCTTGCGGGCGTCGATCTCCATTTCGAGCTGCTGGACGGACGGCTCGCACGGCGCGCGCAGCGGGATCCCGCGCATGCATGA
- a CDS encoding S8 family serine peptidase, whose protein sequence is MHDDIDHIDHIDRAIRVGVVDSGYPASLGACVVEARRFAFDDAGTLQAGAVEADRLGHGSAVCTTIAAAAPDARLLVAQVFEARGVTSAAQIAHAIRWLLTRHVHLINLSLGVRADRDTLREACAQAVAQRVAVFASSPAQGMPVFPASYPGVVRVTGDARCAPGQWSWLDSAQADFGARVSSGASHAPAGASIACAALSGHAAGWLSRHREADTAALLDHLRANAAYVGVERRSCAS, encoded by the coding sequence ATGCATGACGACATCGACCATATCGACCATATCGACCGCGCGATTCGCGTCGGCGTCGTCGACAGCGGCTATCCGGCGTCGCTTGGCGCATGCGTGGTCGAGGCGCGACGCTTCGCGTTCGACGACGCGGGCACGCTGCAGGCGGGCGCCGTCGAAGCCGACCGGCTCGGCCACGGCAGCGCGGTGTGCACGACGATTGCGGCGGCCGCGCCCGACGCGCGCCTGCTCGTTGCGCAAGTCTTCGAAGCGCGCGGCGTGACGAGCGCCGCGCAGATCGCGCACGCGATCCGCTGGCTGCTGACGCGGCACGTGCACCTCATCAACCTGAGTCTCGGCGTGCGCGCCGACCGCGACACGCTGCGCGAGGCCTGCGCGCAAGCCGTTGCGCAGCGCGTCGCCGTGTTCGCGTCGAGCCCCGCGCAGGGGATGCCGGTATTTCCCGCCAGCTACCCCGGCGTCGTGCGCGTGACCGGCGACGCACGCTGCGCGCCCGGCCAATGGTCGTGGCTCGACAGTGCGCAGGCCGATTTCGGCGCGCGCGTGTCGAGCGGCGCATCGCACGCGCCGGCCGGCGCCAGCATCGCGTGCGCGGCGCTCAGCGGCCACGCGGCCGGCTGGCTGTCGCGGCATCGCGAGGCCGATACCGCCGCGCTGCTCGATCACCTGCGCGCGAACGCCGCCTACGTCGGCGTCGAGCGGCGCAGCTGCGCGTCATGA
- a CDS encoding NAD(P)/FAD-dependent oxidoreductase: MSRAPIVVLGAGPAGAAAALGLARLGYPVRVVSEWRRFDAVEGVSARVLQGLRHAGLAQAADCALPPCARITRWNGDTRTLNHEHLIERRRFDAALRRDLAEAGVAVVEATVRAVQPDGDGHAIRIDTPGGADTLRAAFVVEARGRLAPLARDATRGPQTLSLLSAWQGAPGDAASAVESLPDGWAWMARLPDGRCYWQVTLDVASTTLPPRDALPAWCAARRHTPLARDFFGDCAAAEARVFARTSSATLCADTGGANWLRVGDAAMAVDPLSGNGIFQSLSSALQAPAVIHTLLAHPDRAALALRFHQRRIGTLFTRFARIGRDFHALETQWPDRPFWHARRSWPDDVPSHRAPDFDALAIERAPVIDGDTIAEAEVVTSPDQPLGIWHLQGIPLAPIVAALRARPAAQVLATLAPPQAALVRRWLETQGYPFARA, encoded by the coding sequence ATGAGCCGCGCGCCGATCGTCGTGCTCGGCGCGGGGCCGGCGGGCGCCGCCGCCGCGCTCGGCCTCGCCCGGCTCGGCTATCCGGTCAGGGTCGTCAGCGAATGGCGGCGTTTCGATGCGGTCGAAGGCGTGTCCGCGCGCGTGCTGCAAGGGCTGCGCCATGCCGGGCTCGCGCAGGCGGCCGACTGCGCGCTGCCGCCGTGCGCGCGCATCACGCGCTGGAACGGCGACACGCGCACGCTGAACCACGAACACCTGATCGAGCGCCGCCGCTTCGATGCGGCGCTGCGCCGCGATCTCGCCGAGGCGGGCGTCGCCGTCGTGGAAGCGACCGTCCGTGCGGTGCAGCCGGACGGCGACGGCCACGCGATCCGCATCGACACGCCGGGCGGCGCCGACACGCTGCGTGCGGCCTTCGTCGTCGAGGCGCGCGGCCGGCTCGCGCCGCTCGCGCGCGACGCCACGCGCGGGCCGCAGACGCTCAGCCTGCTGAGCGCATGGCAAGGCGCACCGGGCGACGCGGCGTCCGCCGTCGAGAGCCTGCCCGACGGCTGGGCGTGGATGGCGCGGCTGCCCGACGGGCGGTGCTACTGGCAGGTGACGCTCGATGTCGCCAGCACGACGCTGCCGCCGCGCGACGCGTTGCCCGCATGGTGCGCGGCGCGGCGCCACACGCCGCTCGCGCGCGATTTCTTCGGCGACTGCGCCGCCGCCGAGGCGCGCGTGTTTGCGCGCACCAGCAGCGCGACGCTCTGCGCCGACACGGGCGGAGCGAACTGGCTGCGCGTCGGCGACGCGGCGATGGCCGTCGATCCGCTGTCGGGCAACGGCATCTTCCAGTCGTTGTCGTCCGCGCTGCAGGCGCCGGCCGTGATCCACACGCTGCTTGCGCATCCCGATCGCGCCGCGCTGGCGCTGCGCTTTCACCAGCGCCGCATCGGCACGCTGTTCACGCGCTTCGCGCGCATCGGCCGCGACTTCCACGCACTCGAAACGCAGTGGCCCGACCGGCCGTTCTGGCACGCGCGCCGCAGCTGGCCCGACGACGTGCCGTCGCATCGCGCGCCCGACTTCGATGCGCTCGCGATCGAGCGCGCGCCCGTGATCGACGGCGACACGATCGCCGAGGCCGAGGTCGTGACGAGCCCCGACCAGCCGCTCGGCATCTGGCATCTGCAAGGGATTCCGCTCGCGCCGATCGTCGCAGCGCTGCGCGCACGGCCCGCGGCGCAGGTGCTGGCAACGCTCGCGCCGCCGCAGGCCGCGCTCGTGCGCCGGTGGCTCGAAACCCAGGGTTATCCGTTCGCGCGCGCGTGA
- a CDS encoding porin: MKKTSIVLSAGFLIGCANAHAQSSVLLFGVLDEGINYTNNVGGKSSWQMASGDLSTSRWGIKGNEDLGGGLHAIFDLESGFAIESGQLGYGGRLFGFQSYVGLQSDRLGTLTLGRQFDSVSDTIGPLTANGSWAGFLFSHPLDNDNTDASFHSNNAVKYTSPTIAGLSGTVMIGLSNAAGGFTQNRMLGVGLNYTYRTLSVAAVYENLSNPGTTTGGALTPDDTGFVAGNQKIYGIGMNYGIGPATLGAVYSHVNVGRPDASLYAGDLGLANARLTFDNLEVNAKYSITPVLMVGGMYTYTRGGLDRAGAKSSLHWNQFGAIAQYSLSKRTSVYTQVAYQQVGGSATGTPLDGALVPGSPGASSNGHQIVGRVALNHAF; the protein is encoded by the coding sequence ATGAAGAAAACCTCCATCGTCCTGTCGGCAGGATTCCTGATCGGTTGCGCGAACGCGCATGCGCAAAGCTCGGTGCTGCTGTTCGGCGTCCTCGACGAAGGCATCAACTACACGAACAACGTCGGCGGCAAGTCGTCGTGGCAGATGGCGAGCGGCGATCTGTCGACGAGCCGCTGGGGCATCAAGGGCAACGAGGATCTCGGCGGCGGACTGCATGCGATCTTCGATCTCGAGAGCGGCTTCGCCATCGAAAGCGGCCAGCTCGGCTACGGCGGCCGCCTGTTCGGCTTCCAGTCCTACGTCGGCCTGCAGTCGGACCGTCTCGGCACGCTGACGCTCGGCCGCCAGTTCGACAGCGTCTCCGACACGATCGGGCCGCTGACCGCGAACGGCAGCTGGGCCGGCTTCCTGTTCTCGCATCCGCTCGACAACGACAACACCGACGCGTCGTTCCACTCGAACAACGCGGTGAAATACACGAGCCCGACGATCGCCGGCCTGTCCGGCACCGTGATGATCGGGCTCAGCAACGCCGCCGGCGGCTTCACGCAGAACCGCATGCTCGGCGTCGGCCTGAACTACACGTACCGGACGCTGTCGGTCGCCGCCGTCTACGAAAACCTGTCGAACCCCGGCACGACGACGGGCGGCGCGCTGACGCCCGACGACACCGGCTTCGTCGCCGGCAACCAGAAGATCTACGGGATCGGCATGAACTACGGGATCGGGCCCGCGACGCTCGGCGCGGTCTATTCGCACGTGAACGTCGGCCGGCCCGACGCGTCGCTGTACGCGGGCGACCTCGGCCTGGCGAACGCGCGGCTCACGTTCGACAACCTCGAGGTCAACGCGAAGTACAGCATCACGCCGGTGCTGATGGTCGGCGGAATGTACACGTACACGCGCGGCGGGCTCGACCGGGCCGGCGCGAAGTCGTCGCTGCACTGGAACCAGTTCGGCGCGATCGCGCAGTACTCGCTGTCGAAGCGCACGTCGGTCTATACGCAGGTCGCGTATCAGCAGGTGGGCGGCAGCGCGACCGGCACGCCGCTCGACGGCGCACTCGTGCCCGGGTCGCCCGGCGCGTCGTCGAACGGGCACCAGATCGTCGGACGCGTCGCGCTGAATCACGCGTTCTGA
- a CDS encoding DUF2970 domain-containing protein, with the protein MKLLGMIRLVLWSFFGVRNSKAHAADLANVNFTLLPFVAIILALVVGAAIYGVVHLVVDPTVTMQGF; encoded by the coding sequence ATGAAGCTGCTCGGCATGATCCGCCTGGTTCTGTGGAGTTTCTTCGGGGTGCGCAACAGCAAGGCGCACGCAGCCGATCTCGCGAACGTCAACTTCACGCTGCTGCCGTTCGTCGCGATCATCCTGGCGCTGGTCGTCGGCGCGGCGATCTACGGCGTCGTGCATCTGGTCGTCGATCCGACGGTGACGATGCAGGGGTTCTGA
- a CDS encoding glutathione S-transferase family protein, translating into MPVAGRPVAGMPVAPIRVYSFPLSGHAHRVRLFLSLLGLPFETIDVDLAAGAQREPAFLALNPLGQVPVIDDGGIVLADSNAILVYLAKRYGDAHWLPDDAAGAAAVQRWLSFAAGPIASGPAAARLVTVFGAALDHDAAKRTAAKLLDVIDRELAGKPFAAGARPTIADIAAYTYIAHAPEGGVSLDAYPHLRAWLARIEALPGFVGMQPTRAGLLAA; encoded by the coding sequence ATGCCCGTCGCCGGTAGGCCCGTCGCCGGTATGCCCGTCGCCCCGATTCGCGTCTATTCGTTCCCGTTGTCGGGGCATGCGCATCGGGTCCGCCTGTTCCTGTCCTTGCTCGGCCTGCCGTTCGAGACGATCGACGTCGATCTCGCGGCCGGCGCGCAGCGCGAACCGGCCTTTCTCGCGCTCAATCCGCTCGGGCAGGTGCCGGTGATCGACGACGGCGGTATCGTGCTCGCCGACTCGAACGCGATCCTCGTCTATCTCGCGAAGCGCTACGGCGACGCGCACTGGCTGCCCGACGATGCAGCGGGCGCGGCTGCGGTGCAGCGCTGGCTGTCGTTCGCGGCCGGGCCGATCGCGTCGGGGCCCGCGGCGGCGCGGCTCGTGACGGTGTTCGGCGCGGCGCTCGACCACGACGCGGCCAAGCGCACGGCCGCGAAGCTGCTCGACGTGATCGACCGCGAACTGGCCGGCAAGCCGTTCGCCGCCGGCGCGCGGCCGACGATCGCCGATATCGCCGCCTACACGTACATCGCGCATGCGCCGGAAGGCGGCGTGTCGCTTGATGCGTATCCGCACCTGCGCGCGTGGCTCGCACGCATCGAGGCGCTGCCGGGCTTCGTCGGCATGCAGCCGACGCGCGCGGGGCTGCTGGCCGCGTGA
- a CDS encoding LysR family transcriptional regulator: MADLRNVNLNRLAIFVAVVDAGSLTAAAERLGLAKTVVSTHMQRLESEVGANLLVRTTRRLSVTDAGRAFYDACRDIVRATEHALDAVSSGTGVLRGTLRVSVPIDYGAQVVAAAIVALRDAHPALDVELVANDRVVDLVAENLDVAIRIGRLADSNYRAVQLGTYEKWLVASPAFVARHGLPKDPSALAALPFVMLSSLPRPHTLELEHTRGGSASVRCVAPVVSNTATACRAIVLAGGGFGLLTDFSIADDVAAGRLVRLLPAWRSAPAGIHAVFPSTRLPSPKVRAFVDAMKARIGEMPVRAGRPARKTSRSA; the protein is encoded by the coding sequence ATGGCCGATCTGCGCAACGTGAACCTGAACCGGCTGGCGATCTTCGTCGCGGTGGTCGACGCCGGTTCGCTGACCGCCGCGGCCGAGCGGCTCGGCCTCGCGAAGACGGTCGTCAGCACGCACATGCAGCGCCTCGAATCGGAGGTCGGCGCGAACCTGCTGGTGCGCACGACGCGCCGGCTGAGCGTGACCGATGCGGGGCGCGCGTTCTACGACGCGTGCCGCGACATCGTGCGGGCGACCGAACACGCGCTCGACGCGGTGTCGTCCGGCACGGGCGTGCTGCGCGGCACCTTGCGCGTCAGCGTGCCGATCGACTATGGCGCGCAGGTCGTCGCGGCCGCAATCGTCGCGCTGCGCGACGCGCATCCGGCGCTCGACGTCGAACTGGTCGCGAACGATCGCGTCGTCGATCTGGTCGCGGAGAATCTCGACGTCGCGATCCGCATCGGCCGCCTCGCGGATTCGAACTACCGCGCAGTGCAGCTCGGCACCTACGAGAAATGGCTGGTCGCGAGCCCGGCGTTCGTCGCGCGCCACGGGCTGCCGAAAGACCCGTCGGCGCTGGCGGCACTGCCGTTCGTGATGTTGTCGTCGCTGCCGCGCCCGCATACGCTCGAACTCGAGCACACGCGCGGCGGCAGCGCGTCCGTGCGCTGCGTCGCGCCGGTCGTGTCGAATACCGCGACCGCGTGCCGCGCGATCGTGCTCGCGGGCGGAGGCTTCGGGCTGCTGACGGATTTCTCGATCGCGGACGACGTCGCGGCCGGCCGGCTCGTGCGGCTGCTGCCCGCATGGCGCTCGGCGCCCGCCGGCATCCACGCGGTGTTTCCGTCGACGCGGCTGCCGTCGCCGAAGGTGCGCGCGTTCGTCGACGCGATGAAGGCGCGGATCGGCGAGATGCCGGTGCGCGCCGGCCGGCCAGCGCGCAAGACCTCCCGCAGCGCTTGA
- a CDS encoding response regulator transcription factor, with translation MSVRVVIADDHPLTVLGIRQVLSGAPDLIVVDEAGEPGALLDCLARTCCDVVVTDFAMPGHRHADGLLMLEAIRAAFPQVRLVVLTMLDNPALLQHIRDAGALAVVGKRSDLGELPRAIMAAYRGRSYSTASVHATYSAAVDADGARPLSPREIEIVRLCANGMTMTDIALHFDRSIKTISTHKHNAMDKLGINSDAELFHYAVSNGLA, from the coding sequence GTGAGCGTGCGGGTTGTGATAGCGGATGATCATCCGTTGACGGTGCTGGGGATTCGTCAGGTGCTTTCCGGGGCGCCGGATCTGATCGTGGTCGACGAGGCGGGCGAGCCGGGCGCGCTGCTCGACTGTCTGGCGCGCACGTGCTGCGACGTGGTGGTGACCGATTTCGCGATGCCGGGACATCGGCATGCGGACGGCCTGCTGATGCTCGAGGCGATTCGCGCGGCGTTTCCGCAGGTGCGGCTCGTCGTGCTGACGATGCTCGACAATCCCGCGCTGCTGCAGCATATCCGCGATGCCGGCGCGCTGGCCGTGGTCGGCAAGCGCAGCGACCTGGGCGAGCTGCCGCGCGCGATCATGGCCGCGTATCGCGGGCGCAGCTATTCGACTGCGTCGGTGCACGCGACTTACTCGGCGGCAGTCGATGCGGACGGCGCGCGTCCGCTCAGTCCGCGCGAAATCGAGATCGTGCGCCTGTGCGCGAACGGCATGACGATGACGGACATCGCGCTGCACTTCGATCGCAGCATCAAGACGATCAGCACCCACAAGCACAATGCGATGGACAAGCTCGGCATCAACAGCGATGCCGAGCTGTTTCATTACGCGGTCAGCAACGGGCTCGCGTAG